Sequence from the Ictalurus furcatus strain D&B chromosome 25, Billie_1.0, whole genome shotgun sequence genome:
CATACAACCACATGGTCTGCGGTGTTATtcctattaaatattaaatataactattaaaattgaatttattaatgaaaagcaCGTTGagcattttaatggtttattgTTAGATTTCATATTGTGGATCATCCGCAAGACAaattagctcctgttatcacttctaCTATACCTACCATAAACAGGGAAAGaaagtgatgatggtgaggtaACGACtatctaaaaaaacaacaacaaaaaacacagcttgtcatttaTAAACCACTGACTATTTATATAACCATCACAGTTCTACATACTATTTGCGTACCTTCTAAAAGTACAATTTCGAGgagataaaacatttattaatgatCATGTATACCACTGACCATGATGATCTGGATTATTGGTTGATTTGTATTTTTCAGTACTTTTCGCTTTTTGCCGTTATGATTGTAAAGGTAGACACATGAAAACGATTTGCTTGTGGAAGTTTGCATTGTGACTCTTAATTTCAGCATGGCCAATTATGCAAATTTGAGTTCTTTACAGTGTAATAATTAAGCATTGTTCTTATACTACATATATTACCCAATTctgctgtatttgttttgttttttatgatATAAATGATGGCATCTGAGCATTTATATCAGAAAGGAGACATGACATGTGAGGATAATGACACATGACATGTGAGGATAATGACACTGCAACATTTTTAGATACAGCCATTTTGTTCTTAGTTAAAACTTTTGTTTGATTgtagcttttttctttctttttttttttcctaaccaGAATCTGTGAAGCCCAGATTGAGCAGCCTAACATCTTTAAAGTAGAAGAGAAAGTGTCTATAAAAGAGGTGATTCCTGAGGAGACGCTGAAGAGTTGTGCCTGCTCCACATACAGTATTTCCTGCACAGCTGTGCCTTGCTCAGGTGAGGTTCGAGGAGGCAGCGGCGTGTCGGACACGGGCCTCAGCTCATCGTGAACTCAACAAATTCCAGGCTTTTATAGCACAGTACAAAtcacctacaaacacacacactgaatgcaCCTTCTGCCTGGGTGGTTTTCACCTAAGCAATGTTTTTTGCCAAATGATAACTGATATAATGGTATATGCTTGAtcactttaaaatatatattaaagaaaagaCTCCGTATACTTCGTGTCCACATGGACATTCCTGATGTATTTACTCAATGTGTTGTAAATGTAAgtgctttttaaatgtattatagtAGCATTGccttgtgatttttatttttttcctttagtatAATCCACCcacgcacggtggcttagtggtcagcacgttcgccagcacacctccagggtcaggggttcgattcccaccgtggcccagcgtgtgtgtggagtttgcatgttctccctgtgctgcgggggtttcctccgggtactccggtttcctcccccagtccaaagacatgcatggtaggctgattggcatgtctaaagtgtccgtagtgtatgaatgtgtatgtgagtgtgtatgtgagtgtgccctgcgatggattggcaccctgtccagggtgtaccccgccttgtgcccgatgctccctgggataggctccaggtttccccgtgaccctgaaaaggataagtggtatagaagatggatggatggatggatggataattccCCCCATAACAGCTATTGTTGCCATACCTGATTTTATTCTCCATAAGCTGCTTCATTActctgtattttaaatatttaacattgtttACTAGAACCTGCTGAGTGCCACATTTTCAACTTGTACAGCTTACTAAAACTCTTTGTCCTTTTACATATTGCAGAATTACTGTTAAACTTCAAAATTAAGTGTGCAACAgtagtatactgtataaatcaaatcaaaactgTGATTTGAAACGTTCAAGTAAAAAGAATGCTGCACATAATGCACAAAGCATGTCAATGGGCAGAAGAAAAGTAGTAAGGCTAATGTTGATGAATCCCATAAACTAAAAGTAAACACTACGCTGCAATTCTATATATCTGCTGAATGTTAGCATGACTGTGTCTCCGTGCTGGAAGTGTTCTATCTAAGTAGGGGCATTAAAAATTTCTCCCACTCTGCAGAGCAATGGGGCTGTGCTCCATGTGTCTTAAACATGCTCAAAACACTGAGCTCACAGTGTGATCGCACTTGGAAATGAATTTCATCATAataatttcttaaaataaagttatttaagAGAGGTTATTTCTGTGTGTAGGGTTTTTTAGTGTTCATAGGACTGTCTATGCTgaattttggaaatgtcttaCTTTTGGAGGCATTGTATTTTTCATGCATCAATGATCTGGTCCTAgctgttttatgtgtttatgcAAGGAAGTCAAGGAGCCCCAATAATTAACAGTGTTATTTGATTGTTTGCTACTGTGCAAGTTTAACTGCTTCTCCACCTGAACTGCATCACACAGCTGGTACCCAGTGCAAACTgtacacacaaacccacaaatatgaagtgttttatacagtgccctccattaatattggcacccttgataaatatgagaaaagaaggcactgaaaatgtgtctttattgttttagaattatataaatatagttatattttacaaatatcttttttttttgataaacttgtgttttgtttgcaattgtttgatatccatgagaacagagtgtttttgtgaatttttatgaacaaaagatcaaaaagctaaacaataaagacaattgttcacagccttctttgctcatatttaacaagggtgccaatattagagcACTGTATTTACAAAAGCTAACTTTGCTTTAAACCCCTTCACAGTTTTTGAGCCACATATTGAAAACTTGGGCATGTGTGCACATGCTTAAGTTGATATTTCCATATGGTCTTTGAAAACCAACCCAGCAACTCCTGGTTATTTGCTGGAGTTCCTGAGAGTGAATGctttaagcaaataaaaaccTTTGCAGGAACAAGATAAGCtccttttgtgtgtttgtgttcaatCTGCAGGAACCACCCTATTGTTCTCTTTTTatagtttgttttcatttccagCACTAATCTCAAACATCGGAGGCAAACATCGGAGGCACAGTTTGTACTTCTGGGAGGCATGGttaatgtgatttgttttgtcTGAGATTAGTTGTAGTCAGCAGTTCTGGCCCGTTTAGCTCCAGGCTCGACATGAGAAGCTATATATTGCCATCTGCTGTGGAATAACGCCAGTGCACCttattcgtttgtttgtttatttatttcggCCTTATTCCAGTGCAAGTAAGAATACATCACttatttgatgtgtgtgtgtgtgtgtggggggggggggggggggctagattttcatatttgtatatttgtatcCCTTATTCTATATGCACTACCTTATTGGtacttattgtatttatttgaaattgtaTTATGTTGTacttattatattgtattgtgaCTGTACTTAATGTACCTGGCTGCGAATACATCTTAATTTCCCCGACAGGGATTAATAAAGTCAACTATGTAGCTATCTATATGCAACATTAAATATGGTTATATCCTTAATTAAAATTTGGTAGGATTTGGTATTTGCTCCTGTCACAGCTGTTCTGGTTCTGTAAACTATactatagtttaaaaacaaaccgcGCCGCCATCAAATATATCGCGCGTCACAAAACAGAGAATGAAACACGAGCTCTTCATATGGACAATAACTAATATTAcgtaatgttgttgttttttccctatCTGGTAATTGTAGTTCGTTGTGTTTCGTGGAATACTAGCTGTTGGATAGCGCGTGACGTTTAACAGAACTACAAATCCCATGATGCCTTTCCGTTTGAGGTTTTACGcctacgcaaaaaaaaaaactcaactgtAATCCCCTTTTACTGTAGTGGTACATGGTGGGTTAGGTTAAGAAGGGCAGCAGAAaaatatctctttctctctctgaatatatatacacacactcacgcgcACGCACTTTAAGCGTATTATACTGCTCATTTATTCATACAAAATGGACAATTCCGGCAAGGAGAAAGAGGCAATTCAGCTAATGGCTGACGCTGACAAGAAAGTGAAGTCCTCCGGCTCGTTTTTAGGAGGAATGTTCGGGTAAGATTAACGCTAACGAGACTGAATCTCATTGGATGCAGTGCGTTACCTGATTATGCAGAACCATTATATTTGACATGTATATGTTCAgtgtttatactttatactatTTATACTATCATGTGTAGATATTTATATTCAGGTGGATATGTTTGCAGTGTTTTGGTGACAGTTGGCTACATGGCTAGCTACACTGAATGTGCTGCTAGCAAATGGTGCTAATTGATGTGTGTGGGGGGCATCACCTAACAGAAAAATATACCCTTACACAGACCTGTGTTCTTTTAGCTAACACAGTCAACATTATAGCACGGTTTGGGTTCATTCCACCGGTATTGATTCAGATCTGGTTAAAGCAGCGTTAGATCTCATCACCCGTTGTAGTCGAACAGTGCAGCATTAGCGCTAGGGGTTTAATGAGTTATCTATGTTATCTTCAAATTAATCTGACTGTATTATAAACGGTTGCTTAGCGACACTGTCTCCGGTTTCCGCAGTGTTGGCGCAGTTGTGCTGTTAGTGCATGTTTACactgtgttacacacacacacacacacacacacgcacgcgagAGAGAGACCACAGATGTAGTATATGTAAAAGCTGTAGTGTTAAAGATGAATTAGTCGATATTTTATTGTCTTACTTGGACataaataacctggaagatatgaagaaaatgatcagacaaacaaacataaagaaTGTTTTCATTCGTGGCCTCAGCGGAAGTGTATTAATGAAGCCGCTGAGGGAAAACCCCgtttggaaaactgacttccGGTCATGAGaatgagtgtttgtgtttggatggaCCTTCTGTCAGtcatacacactgtacatgGCGGATATGGGGGAGGGATGAAGGGGAGAAAAATCATTCACATGCCAAACCCATCTTCCACCTACAGCTCTAGCACATTCatcttggagaaaaaaaaacaagactactcttacctaatgcaccctTAAATAATCAGACCGTGCCGTTTAATACTGCACTAACTCCTTTGCAAAACCTTAGCTAACATGTCGTTGTTTTCTTTATAGTTATGATTGGTAGGTCTGTATTACAAAGCAGCTCAATGTGCAGTAAAGCCCAGTACCTAACTCAAAATATAACCCTTCCAAACCCCGTAATTTACTACAGctccaccatccatccatcttctataccgcttatccttcttcagggtcacgggggaacctggagcctatcccagggagcatcagacaccctggacagggtaacTTTAGTtcaatgtttctgtaaagcatACATGCTAGAGTTCGAGCGATAGTGGATTTTatcgataccgataactgagttgggcggtacctgctaataaccgattaatcaaccgatagttttttaaaatggatactgaatgaaaacacatcactcaaagtaaaatattgctgaattttattacaaaataaacagtactgtctgtatcatgaaaatgtactgcgttttttttaatataataaatatatatttcatattaattatatattatataaatatccaaaaagtaacactccaaatagcAAAGAacaatagagacatccaaaatgaatcaaaaaacacttcaaagaACACAAAATTTGTAAGGATTAtaagtttttatttctctcgTGCTGTagaatgacagcggacccttctcagtcGCTCCTGCAACAGATGTAACctggaaaaactatcggtgcgAGTTTTTGCTGATAAACAATAGTTCCAGCAGTCGATTATGGGTTTAGATTAAtcagcaaaaccgatcaatcggtcgacctctactaCGTTCCTTACttctttcattcatctacagtaaGCGCTTTAGCATGCTTAGGGTGTCGGTGGTGcggaagcctatcccaggactACAGGGCGTGacacaggaatacaccctggatgggatatcagtccatcgcagggcaccatgcacacacatgtacacacactcacctatACCCAAGGCCAATCCAGAGCCACCAATAAatcaccaataataataaaaaaaaaaaaaaaaggcgaaaCAGTAATCTAAGTTTGGGATTGAGCCGGGGACCAGTGAGGCAGAATGTGGTCTcatattatttcatatattgTCATAAAGAAAGAACAGCGATAAGAATGAGTGAGTCTCTCagagacacaaaacaaaacagacagcTGATACATGCAGCTCCAAAACAAACACGATTCAGTCACTGGCTTTGTtaagaaagaaacaacaaagAGAGCCTCTATTGCATTCGTTTAGTGATGTGTTGGTGACAACATGTTTACAGTTTTAGAGTAAGTTGCTATAGGAACTGCATAAATGCAGATCATTTTAAttgaatgtgaatgtttttaattatatcGATATAATGATTCTAATTTATTCAAAATGGCCAACCACCAACCTGCAGACATAAAATCAATATGTGGCATCAGTTCAACAGGAAAACCACAGACAACCTTACAACACTGACTGCAGTGAAATTACTGGCCACAGTTCCCCCGACCTGATCCCTCCCTGACCGCTCTGATCAAGTAAGCAGAAGCCTGAATCGAAAATATTACATGACAGTATTACAAGCTGCTGTTTGTACTAACTTCAGaagtatttaattattatagACCAAGAAGCATTTAAAACTGTACAAACAGCACGTTTAAAAAGCACATGCGGAAAAGCTGTTTAATTAGTGAAGCTTGTGATGGCCTTGAAAATTTGCCCTATTTGAGTTTTCCCAGGTGTCTCCAAAACCAAACTAGGCCTCGTATCAGGCAGCTGGCAGTCACGCGTAatctccaaaaataaataaataaaacatgagatcaacacacatttttattgcatTATTGAGCCGGTTCTTATGTAGGGTGCCATTCGTTTTTTCCATATGCTAACAGTTACCAATAACAACAAACTCTTGAAGATAACTAATTTAGCGAGAAAAATGATTGGTATTCCCACCCCTAATTTATCGGACTGTGTCATTTCATATACGCTCCGGAAGacacataaaattttaaatgatccagACCACTTTAACAATATTTCAACCCCATTCTTTCTGGCCGCAGGTATAGATtacccatgtgcagaaaggccagctatggtaggagttttgttcctatggctatacgAGCATTAAACACATGGGTAATCACCTATTGTGATGCCATCTTATGCTTGggcatttgttgtatgatcctgatgttttctttttgttcccttctcccctctatgcctgtgattgtttatgatggtttatatgtatggtggtgttgtgtttgtttttctacgTACCCACGGtagaaacaaatttcctcttcgAGGACaaataaattatctatctatctctctctctctctctccacaagAATATTTATCTTCCCTGCATAAAAGTGTGTTGTGCCATTGAATAAAATGTTAACATGCCAGTTCATttggttaaaataaaatttgtaatttatttccAGAGGGAATCACAAATTAGAGGAGGCTTGTGAGATGTATGCCAGAGCAGCCAACATGTTCAAGATGGCCAAAAACTGGACCGGTAGGTAACTCACAGAACGATCATGGGTTATAGTAATATGCTGCATGCGACAGCAGCATAGGTTAATGTTCAGTAATGAAAAGGTTTTAATTGCTTGTAGTTTTTGAGGCATCACTCAAACATGACGTTGCACATTATGTCATCTGTGTTGGCGTGCAGCTGCCGGAAACGCGTTCTGCCAGGCAGCCAGGCTACACATGCAGCTCCAGAACAAACACGATTCGGCCACCAGCTTTGTTGACGCCGGAAATGCTTTCAAGAAGGCTGATCCACAGGGTGAGGGTTGACGAGCTGTCTTTCATCTCGATTTCATTATACATTTgcttaaaataaatgtgtgtaaattcacTTTAAAGCCCCGGATGTTTGCAGTTCAGCTGTCCTGTCTCTGTACCATATTAATAAGGTCTATGCATGTgcatttaaggtctatattttttaatgtaaaatgacTACCACAGATACGCCTTGCATAAGTAATGCAGTCAgaaactttaacatttttatctttcttttttttttttttttaacttgattCCCAGCATCAGTTtatgtagattcatgacatatagtCCCAGTTAAGTCTGTTTTAGTTCCAGGTTGTGtcactacaaaatgtgaaaaatttcaATGGGGGGTGAATAGTTATGCAAAACAGTGTAATAAGGTGTACATTAATTGTGCAGATgtatctgttgttgttgtttttaagaaaatgcCCCGTTTGTCTTGTTCTGTTTGGTTCATGATGCGTGTTGTATAGTAGCTCCCCACTGTGAACTCACAAGTTTGTTGCGTCTAAATCCTTCTTCCCTTTTTTCCCTATAATGCCTTCCATAGAGGCTATCAACTGCTTAAATGCAGCCATCGATATTTACACAGATATGGTAAGGTGAAGTTAGACTTGCCTGTGCTAATGTATGACTGATAGTTGTTTGTATTAATGGCAGTGTTTATTTACCTCAGTTTGCACTTACCACTATGGAAAGGTGGATTTAAAACCTTGTAGCTATGAATAGATACATCTAAAGGAACTGGGTATTTGCTGACATGTCGATTTTTTCCACTCCCTCCTTAGGGGCGATTCACTATTGCAGCCAAACACCATATCACAATTGCTGAGGTGTACGAGTCCGAGCTGGTGGACATTGAGAAGGTAGGACATTTTATACAAGTGTAGAGAACAAACATTTCAAGTATTTCAGTGTTACTCGGCCATATCGGTCGCTCATCAGCCAGCTCTCCCACATCTTTACAATAACTAGCAACCAGGAAGGGTGAACATGTGCTTTCTCCAAGATATTTAAAGCCAGGCCTCCCTGAGAGCTGGGCCAATTTAGTCAGACtccaaacattatatatatatatatatatatatatatatatatatatatatatatatatatatataaaaattggtaaaataaatagaaaatttgaaatagaaatgtatatatgtgaaaATTTGTTAATTTGTCTAGTTTTTTCCGATAAAGTGCTACAATAAAATTTGTAATGGCATGTAATACAAATAATTGtactaataataacattatgaaCCTTTTAATGGACATTTATTTGGTTTTCTTTTAGGCAATCGCCCATTATGAACAAGCAGCAGACTATTACAAAGGCGAGGAGTCAAACAGGTTGGTTGTTGTAGTAGACCATGTTTTGAAGAATGGAACGTTTGGCTATAAGTCAATTACATGTCATTTCCTGCTGATCATTTTgatattgtcattttatttggTAGCTCTGCAAACAAGTGTCTCCTAAAGGTTGCGTCATACAGCGCACAGCTGGAACAGTATCCGAAGGCCATTGAGATCTATGAACAGGTAGCAAATTGATGACTACCaaggtgtttttaaaaaaataaaaaacgaacGTTGCACTACAGTTCCCATGACCTTCACTGAATGTCTTTAGGTTGGAACAAACACCATGGATAACCCCTTACTGAAATACAGCGCCAAAGAGTATTTCTTCAAAGCTTCTTTATGTCACTTCATTGTAGACGAACTGAATGCAAAGGTCAGTCTTCTTAGCAAGAAGTCAGAACCCTTTCAAGATATGGACGTTTATTCTCttgattatttgtattattgcGCACTGAATATTTTCTGTTCAAACCTATAGCTTGCTGTTGAGAAATACGAGGAAATGTTCCCAGCGTTCACGGATTCAAGAGAGTGCAAACTTCTGAAGGTCTGTAAACgctgtgtttaaaaatacatcttttcaaaaaagaaaaccattttGCTCATGTCTCATATGAacatgtctccttacagaaactcCTGGAAGCCCACGAGGAGCAGAATGCAGAGGCTT
This genomic interval carries:
- the napbb gene encoding N-ethylmaleimide-sensitive factor attachment protein, beta b isoform X1, whose protein sequence is MDNSGKEKEAIQLMADADKKVKSSGSFLGGMFGGNHKLEEACEMYARAANMFKMAKNWTAAGNAFCQAARLHMQLQNKHDSATSFVDAGNAFKKADPQEAINCLNAAIDIYTDMGRFTIAAKHHITIAEVYESELVDIEKAIAHYEQAADYYKGEESNSSANKCLLKVASYSAQLEQYPKAIEIYEQVGTNTMDNPLLKYSAKEYFFKASLCHFIVDELNAKLAVEKYEEMFPAFTDSRECKLLKKLLEAHEEQNAEAFTEAVKEFDSISRLDQWLTTMLLRIKKTIQGDEGDLK
- the napbb gene encoding N-ethylmaleimide-sensitive factor attachment protein, beta b isoform X2; this encodes MPEQPTCSRWPKTGPLPETRSARQPGYTCSSRTNTIRPPALLTPEMLSRRLIHRGRFTIAAKHHITIAEVYESELVDIEKAIAHYEQAADYYKGEESNSSANKCLLKVASYSAQLEQYPKAIEIYEQVGTNTMDNPLLKYSAKEYFFKASLCHFIVDELNAKLAVEKYEEMFPAFTDSRECKLLKKLLEAHEEQNAEAFTEAVKEFDSISRLDQWLTTMLLRIKKTIQGDEGDLK